A window from Actinomycetospora corticicola encodes these proteins:
- a CDS encoding YhjD/YihY/BrkB family envelope integrity protein has product MSSVRAVPETTDMHGEDLSADDAWHTANRVGLVALLRGSFLRFRYGDGFSHARAFALQLALATVPLIIAGSGLATAIGAESVAQVVARTVVAVSPGTGDQLLADVVARGAEGPVVGTDDDDDGPGENLGELAVAFGLVTAFVAMTSAFAQLERGANRVYGVERDRPALRKYSRAAVLTATAGVAFGVGLVLIVAGGPFGDAIEEAYHWGDVAETVWDVVRWPVGLAALVLAVTTLFRFAPRRHQPGLSWLALGAGLTVGLWLVASGAIALYVSVSGEFSATYGPLAGIMVLLLWAFVTGVALLAGMAVSAQLEAVRAGVLDPLLVDADDDGVPDERATTGS; this is encoded by the coding sequence GTGAGCTCCGTCCGCGCCGTCCCCGAGACCACGGACATGCACGGCGAGGACCTCTCGGCCGACGACGCCTGGCACACGGCGAACCGGGTCGGCCTGGTCGCGCTGCTACGGGGGTCGTTCCTGCGCTTCCGCTACGGCGACGGCTTCAGCCACGCCCGCGCGTTCGCCCTCCAGCTCGCTCTCGCGACGGTGCCCCTGATCATCGCCGGCAGCGGCCTCGCCACGGCGATCGGCGCCGAGTCGGTGGCGCAGGTCGTCGCCCGCACGGTCGTCGCGGTCTCCCCCGGGACCGGCGACCAACTGCTCGCCGACGTCGTCGCGCGCGGCGCGGAAGGCCCCGTCGTCGGGACCGACGATGACGACGACGGGCCGGGCGAGAACCTCGGCGAGCTGGCGGTCGCGTTCGGGCTCGTGACGGCGTTCGTCGCCATGACGAGCGCGTTCGCCCAGCTCGAACGGGGCGCCAACCGGGTCTACGGCGTCGAGCGGGACCGCCCGGCCCTGCGGAAGTACTCGCGGGCCGCGGTCCTGACGGCGACGGCGGGCGTGGCGTTCGGCGTCGGGCTCGTCCTCATCGTGGCGGGCGGGCCGTTCGGGGACGCCATCGAGGAGGCCTATCACTGGGGGGACGTGGCGGAGACCGTGTGGGACGTCGTGCGCTGGCCGGTCGGGCTCGCCGCGCTCGTCCTGGCCGTGACGACGCTCTTCCGCTTCGCCCCGCGGCGCCACCAGCCCGGCCTGTCGTGGCTGGCGCTGGGCGCCGGGCTGACGGTCGGGCTCTGGCTGGTCGCCTCCGGCGCCATCGCGCTCTACGTGTCGGTCTCCGGGGAGTTCTCGGCGACCTACGGACCGCTCGCCGGGATCATGGTGCTGCTGCTCTGGGCGTTCGTCACCGGCGTCGCCCTCCTGGCCGGGATGGCGGTGTCGGCGCAGCTCGAGGCGGTCCGTGCCGGCGTGCTCGACCCGCTCCTGGTCGACGCCGACGACGACGGGGTCCCCGACGAGCGCGCGACGACGGGTAGCTGA
- a CDS encoding DNA glycosylase AlkZ-like family protein → MDVTREQAVAFRIGAQGLGRRDAHDAAALLDLGVQHRESSVAVALAARLDGPPAGGVLAWTHRAAPHRHHPADLARWARALRPLSEADAAGRLIWTAEQSAAFGALDAIDRTAQVLSTVATGPMTKGELSTAVSRELPRALQRDCPGCGVWHVFDQLLRLAALPAGLTLDGGRILRALPPDDGWVRPEGPGEVGDVAGLVTAAAGVLGPVSAADLAAWAGTSAGALRPAVEAADLLAVRVDGRRTWVARDRQELLADPPPPPGLRLLPPFDPLLSGRDRALLVPDAGLRRAVWPALGHPGAVLVGTGIVGTWRPRASGTALTLEVTSFDDLPRDLLDEEAERVAAARGLRLRAVGVVDS, encoded by the coding sequence ATGGACGTGACCCGCGAGCAGGCCGTCGCGTTCCGCATCGGGGCGCAGGGGCTGGGACGGCGCGACGCGCACGACGCCGCCGCACTGCTCGACCTCGGGGTGCAGCACCGCGAGTCGTCCGTCGCGGTGGCGCTGGCGGCGCGGCTCGACGGACCACCCGCCGGCGGGGTGCTCGCCTGGACGCATCGGGCGGCCCCGCACCGGCACCACCCGGCGGACCTCGCGCGGTGGGCGCGGGCGCTGCGGCCGCTGTCCGAGGCCGACGCGGCCGGCCGACTGATCTGGACCGCGGAGCAGAGCGCGGCGTTCGGGGCGCTCGACGCGATCGACCGCACCGCGCAGGTGCTGTCGACGGTGGCCACCGGCCCCATGACGAAGGGCGAGCTGTCCACCGCCGTCAGCCGCGAGCTCCCGCGGGCGCTGCAGCGGGACTGCCCGGGCTGCGGGGTGTGGCACGTGTTCGACCAGCTCCTCCGGCTCGCCGCGCTGCCCGCCGGGCTCACGCTCGACGGGGGCCGGATCCTGCGGGCCCTGCCGCCCGATGACGGGTGGGTGCGGCCCGAGGGGCCGGGGGAGGTCGGCGACGTCGCCGGACTCGTCACGGCCGCGGCCGGGGTGCTCGGCCCGGTGTCCGCGGCGGACCTGGCGGCCTGGGCCGGGACGTCCGCGGGGGCGCTGCGGCCGGCCGTCGAGGCCGCCGATCTGCTCGCCGTGCGGGTGGACGGGCGGCGCACCTGGGTGGCCCGGGACCGGCAGGAGCTGCTGGCCGACCCGCCGCCACCGCCCGGTCTGCGCCTGCTGCCCCCGTTCGATCCGCTGCTCTCCGGCCGTGACCGCGCCCTGCTGGTGCCCGACGCCGGGCTCCGCCGGGCGGTGTGGCCCGCGCTGGGGCATCCGGGGGCGGTGCTCGTCGGGACCGGGATCGTGGGCACCTGGCGTCCGCGGGCGAGCGGGACGGCGCTGACGCTCGAGGTCACGTCGTTCGACGATCTCCCGCGGGACCTGCTCGACGAGGAGGCCGAGCGGGTGGCGGCGGCGCGAGGGCTGCGGCTGCGCGCGGTGGGCGTGGTGGATTCCTGA
- a CDS encoding SIR2 family NAD-dependent protein deacylase — MGVDSGLPDFRGPEGFWRAYPPYRRLGLRFEELADPEHFDDDPELAWGFYGHRLALYRATVPHTGFQVLLGWSRRLPTQVFTSNVDGAFQTAGFGDDTVVECHGAIGTLQCTRPCSDATWSADGVEVQIDEDTMRARDPLPTCPRCGALARPNILMFGDGSWVPGAHAERMAAHRAWLRRHPEVAVVELGAGTAVPTVRRHAELASAASGRLVRINVREPEVRHGRGVGIAAGARDTLLALDGLLTDAWT; from the coding sequence ATGGGGGTCGACTCCGGGCTGCCCGACTTCCGGGGCCCGGAGGGCTTCTGGCGCGCCTACCCGCCCTACCGCCGACTCGGCCTGCGCTTCGAGGAGCTGGCCGACCCGGAGCACTTCGACGACGACCCGGAGCTCGCCTGGGGCTTCTACGGCCACCGCCTCGCGCTCTACCGCGCGACCGTGCCCCACACCGGCTTCCAGGTGCTCCTCGGCTGGTCGCGACGGCTGCCGACGCAGGTGTTCACCTCGAACGTCGACGGCGCGTTCCAGACGGCGGGCTTCGGGGACGACACCGTGGTCGAGTGCCACGGCGCCATCGGCACACTGCAGTGCACCCGGCCGTGCTCGGACGCGACCTGGTCCGCGGACGGCGTCGAGGTGCAGATCGACGAGGACACGATGCGGGCCCGGGACCCGCTGCCCACCTGCCCGCGGTGCGGGGCGCTCGCGCGGCCGAACATCCTGATGTTCGGCGACGGGTCCTGGGTGCCGGGGGCGCACGCCGAGCGGATGGCCGCCCACCGCGCCTGGCTGCGTCGACACCCCGAGGTCGCCGTGGTCGAGCTCGGCGCCGGGACCGCGGTGCCCACGGTCCGCCGGCACGCGGAGCTGGCCTCGGCCGCGTCCGGACGGCTCGTGCGCATCAACGTCCGCGAACCCGAGGTCCGGCACGGGCGCGGGGTCGGGATCGCCGCCGGCGCCCGCGACACGCTGCTCGCGCTGGACGGGCTGCTGACCGACGCCTGGACCTGA